In the Quercus lobata isolate SW786 chromosome 5, ValleyOak3.0 Primary Assembly, whole genome shotgun sequence genome, one interval contains:
- the LOC115990197 gene encoding G-type lectin S-receptor-like serine/threonine-protein kinase At1g67520 gives MASKARNLFLVFSCLLPLLGPSYSKLADKLVHGKELKDGDELVSANENFIIRFFQLAGIAYLGIWYNRNNEKPVWDANRSTPIADKCSVLTIDDYGNLRISYIGYQSKILCSVQGESNNSAILLDVGNFVLYEGNSEGSVKRDLRPNTTDAHVPGMKVGENNRTGRSWPTTPKRNRDFPDLGSFTLNNSNQLVILWRGNFHCSTGPWFNGRSNSSSYGLSNQKYFNFGFISNENKTYFSENNCSWVDFGYAFDTRAGTGEIWRRDTSFRSNRSDGLRELCVPESKASRWWIWLIVEEVGTIITLFCIVILWKIYKAKGKKKMKQNMLVQEFGHAMTSTDLKIFSFESITVATNNFSTENRLGMGGFGPVYKGKLVNEQEIAIKRLSRNSRQGLMELKNEVILIAKLQHTNLVTLLGFCIQEEEKILIYEYMANKSLDFFLFDSTKRRYLNWKKRINIIEGIAQALVYLHKYSKLKVIHRDLKASNILLDDDMNPKISDFGLAIKFGLKESEQRTNRPIGTFGYMAPEYAMNGIISTKVDVFSYGVLLVEILTGKKNNNLYDSDHPLNLIGHAWQLWNEGRGIELIDITLNESCSSNEALRCIHIGLLCVQENAADRPAMQDVICMLFNETIQLPTPKQPAFFMKTVVEEPMVAKMKKESFSINDVTISGMDPR, from the exons ATGGCGAGCAAAGCACGAAACCTTTTCCTTGTGTTTTCCTGTTTGCTACCTTTGTTGGGTCCATCTTATTCGAAGCTAGCTGATAAATTAGTCCATGGGAAAGAGCTCAAAGACGGGGATGAACTAGTTTCAGCTAATGAAAACTTTATAATACGATTCTTCCAGCTTGCAGGAATAGCTTACCTAGGAATATGGTACAACAGAAACAATGAGAAGCCAGTTTGGGATGCTAATCGAAGCACTCCAATTGCTGACAAATGTAGTGTTCTTACTATAGATGATTATGGGAACTTGAGAATTTCATACATAGGGTATCAGTCTAAGATACTATGTTCAGTTCAAGGTGAAAGTAATAATAGTGCTATTCTATTGGATGTTGGCAATTTTGTACTGTACGAAGGGAATTCAGAAGGGTCTGTGAAGCGAGATTTGCGGCCAAACACTACTGACGCACATGTACCAGGAATGAAAGTTGGAGAAAACAATAGAACAGGACGTTCTTGGCCTACAACACCGAAGAGAAACCGTGATTTCCCTGACTTAGGATCCTTTACCCTTAACAATAGTAACCAACTGGTCATCTTGTGGCGAGGTAACTTCCATTGTAGTACTGGGCCTTGGTTCAATGGGCGTTCCAACTCGTCATCATATGGTTTATCAAACcaaaagtattttaattttggcttcatttcaaatgaGAATAAGACATACTTCAGTGAGAACAATTGTTCCTGGGTTGACTTTGGATATGCATTTGACACTCGCGCCGGCACGGGTGAGATTTGGCGCAGAGATACAAGTTTTAGAAGTAATCGTTCAGATGGTTTGCGAGAGTTATGCGTCCCTGAATCCAAAG CAAGCAGGTGGTGGATATGGCTAATCGTTGAGGAAGTTGGAACTATTATAACCCTGTTTTGCATCGTTATATTATGGAAAATATACAAAGCAAAAG ggaagaaaaagatgaaacaaAATATGCTAGTACAAGAATTTGGACATGCAATGACTTCGACTGATTTGAAAATCTTTAGCTTTGAAAGCATCACAGTTGCTACAAACAATTTCTCAACTGAAAATAGGCTAGGAATGGGTGGTTTTGGACCAGTTTATAAG GGAAAATTGGTCAATGAGCAAGAAATTGCCATAAAAAGACTTTCCAGAAATTCTCGACAAGGTTTGATGGAACTCAAAAATGAAGTTATACTCATCGCCAAACTCCAGCACACTAATCTCGTGACacttttagggttttgtattcaagaagaagaaaaaatattaatttatgaaTACATGGCCAACAAAAGTTTAGATTTCTTCCTTTTTG ACTCTACAAAAAGGAGATATTTAAATTGGAAGAAGCGCATCAACATTATTGAAGGCATTGCTCAAGCGCTTGTTTATCTTCATAAATATTCAAAGCTTAAAGTAATTCATCGGGACTTAAAAGCAAGTAACATTTTACTTGATGATGACATGAATCCAAAAATATCTGATTTTGGCCTAGCTATAAAATTTGGTTTAAAGGAATCAGAACAAAGGACAAATCGACCTATTGGAACTTT TGGCTATATGGCTCCGGAATACGCTATGAATGGTATTATTTCAACAAAAGTTGATGTATTCAGTTATGGAGTCCTACTAGTAGAAATTTTGACTGGCAAGAAGAATAACAATCTCTATGATTCAGATCACCCACTCAATCTTATAGGGCAT GCATGGCAATTGTGGAATGAAGGTAGAGGTATAGAGCTAATTGACATAACATTGAATGAATCATGCTCTTCAAATGAAGCATTGAGATGCATTCATATTGGTCTCTTGTGTGTACAAGAAAATGCAGCAGATAGACCCGCCATGCAAGATGTTATTTGCATGCTTTTCAATGAAACCATCCAACTACCTACCCCTAAACAACCAGCATTTTTCATGAAGACAGTCGTAGAAGAGCCAATGGTAGCCAAAATGAAGAAGGAAAGCTTTTCCATCAATGACGTTACAATTTCAGGGATGGATCCTAGATAA
- the LOC115989688 gene encoding G-type lectin S-receptor-like serine/threonine-protein kinase CES101: MASKVRNVILCLSCLLLFVGPSSSLLETLVQGQEVKDGDELVSAQGNFKLGFFTLESNNYYLGIWYNDNRQRQDNLVWVANRDSPIFNNSGSLTIDDNGNLKISHGGGLPIVLYSGQGGSNTSAVLLDTGNFVLRELNNSEELWQSFDYPSHILVPGMKLGVNRKTGHTWSLTSWRGVVVPDLGVFTFGMDSNHTNQLVILWHDNIYWTSGSLERGHFTSSFSGISDSYYNFSYISNENETFFNYSVETSFTKSPRLVIDYLGRLSDDRGILVDCISRFSGSSKVERCMPAQLPECRSPDDVFYSHFTFMYNDGFKFSESENLTVMDCEAKCLNNCSCVAYASTIEDAQTGVRFGLAHRQDLMDL; encoded by the coding sequence ATGGCAAGCAAAGTGAGAAATGTTATCCTCTGTTTGTCATGTTTGCTACTCTTCGTGGGGCCATCTTCTTCTCTGCTAGAGACATTAGTGCAAGGACAGGAGGTCAAGGATGGGGATGAATTAGTTTCAGCTCAAGGAAACTTTAAACTAGGATTCTTCACGCTTGAAAGTAACAACTACTACTTAGGAATATGGTACAACGACAACCGTCAACGCCAGGACAATTTAGTGTGGGTTGCAAATCGAGACTCTCCTATCTTTAACAATTCTGGAAGTCTTACCATTGATGATAACgggaatttgaaaatttcacacGGTGGGGGTCTTCCTATTGTTCTATATTCAGGACAAGGAGGAAGTAACACAAGTGCTGTTCTACTTGACACTGGTAATTTTGTACTGCGCGAACTGAATAATTCAGAGGAATTGTGGCAAAGCTTTGATTATCCTAGTCACATTCTTGTGCCTGGAATGAAACTTGGAGTTAATCGGAAAACGGGACATACTTGGTCTCTAACATCATGGAGAGGAGTGGTGGTTCCTGACTTGGGCGTATTTACCTTTGGCATGGACTCCAACCATACAAATCAATTGGTCATCTTGTGGCACGACAACATCTATTGGACTAGTGGATCTTTGGAACGTGGGCATTTCACCTCATCTTTTTCAGGTATTTCAGATTCTTACTACAATTTTAGCTACATATCAAATGAGAATGAAACATTCTTCAACTACTCTGTTGAAACAAGTTTCACAAAGTCGCCGCGGTTGGTGATAGATTACTTGGGAAGACTTTCTGACGATAGAGGCATTCTGGTTGATTGTATTTCTCGTTTCTCTGGTTCATCAAAAGTGGAAAGATGTATGCCGGCGCAGCTTCCTGAGTGTAGGAGCCCTGATGATGTATTTTATTCACATTTCACTTTCATGTACAATGATGGATTCAAGTTCAGTGAAAGTGAAAACCTGACTGTCATGGATTGTGAGGCCAAGTGCTTGAACAATTGTTCTTGTGTTGCCTATGCATCTACAATCGAGGATGCCCAAACTGGTGTGAGATTTGGACTAGCACACCGGCAAGATTTAATGGATCTTTAA
- the LOC115990198 gene encoding uncharacterized protein LOC115990198 gives MDKTPDGRLSHPYIEKVNAFINFAKAVVNLSSNILCPCIHCVNCYRQSPHILCIHLLHHGIMQSYIKWYNHGEPCVLNENIHDNEMSDGDHMDGINALVGDRIRREPRNATEDEEVRHFNKFKNDAKRELYPDCTDYSILKFVIKTLNVKVMTNLSNKRVDMMLELLTKVLLKGNLVSRLTYEAKKILCDLGMSYEHIDACKNDCELFWKENENLDKCLVCEAPRYKDTHAQGKKIPHKVLRYFSLTPRLRRLYMSGQRAKDMRWYIYKRVDDGIMRHPTDSEEWKEFDLQHLDFALKPHNELYFMLSLLIPSPHQPGNEIDIYLKLLVNELKELWEEGVETYDAYSKEYFQMCATLLWTIHDYPRFGSVFGWRTKGKHPSNKKRQLIGEPNWSKVSILYKLPYWKNKKLKDTIDVMHVEKNISESTYGTLLGIEGRNKDTDKARIDLQNMNFRHTLQLKQRPDGSYDKTWAFFSLSPNERDGFYNFLKSIKYPDGYAANISRGVFDVPKVKGGESNDNTEDSDAFQQKAIVDVVFINVEDNIINYYMGDVETEVILEGGTSRDANQNEEHDIPNVDLDIDYVRF, from the exons ATGGATAAGACACCCGATGGTAGATTAAGTCATCCATATATTGAAAAGGTCaatgcatttattaattttgcaaAAGCGGTTGTGAACTTGAGTAGTAATATTCTGTGCCCATGTATTCACTGTGTGAATTGCTATCGACAATCTCCTCATATTTTGTGTATCCATTTGCTTCATCATGGGATTATGCAATCTTACATTAAATGGTATAATCATGGAGAACCTTGTGTATTGAATGAGAACATTCATGATAATGAAATGTCAGATGGTGATCATATGGATGGTATCAATGCCTTGGTAGGTGACCGAATTAGAAGGGAACCAAGAAATGCAACCGAAGATGAGGAGGTGCgtcattttaacaaatttaagaaTGATGCAAAGCGTGAGTTGTATCCGGATTGCACTGATTATAGTATCTTGAAGTTTGTTATTAAGACGTTGAATGTAAAGGTAATGACTAACTTGAGTAATAAGAGAGTTGATATGATGCTAGAATTGCTAACAAAGGTTTTACTGAAAGGTAACTTGGTTTCAAGGTTAACTTATGAAGCAAAGAAGATATTATGTGACTTAGGCATGTCATACGAGCATATAGATGCATGCAAAAATGATTGTGAACTATTttggaaggaaaatgaaaaccttgATAAATGTCTGGTGTGTGAGGCGCCTAGGTACAAGGATACACATGCCCAAGGTAAGAAGATTCCTCATAAGGTATTGCGTTACTTCTCGTTGACACCGAGACTAAGGAGATTGTACATGTCAGGGCAAAGAGCTAAGGACATGAGatggtatatatataaacgTGTGGATGATGGAATAATGAGGCATCCGACTGATAGTGAGGAGTGGAAGGAGTTTGATTTACAACATCTTGATTTTGCTCTCAAACCTCATAAT GagctatattttatgttgtccTTACTTATTCCTAGTCCTCATCAACCAGGAAATGAGATTGATATTTACTTGAAACTATTGGTTAATGAGTTGAAGGAGTTGTGGGAAGAAGGTGTAGAAACTTATGATGCTTATAGTAAAGAGTATTTTCAAATGTGTGCAACTTTGTTGTGGACAATACATGATTATCCTAGATTTGGTAGCGTATTTGGGTGGAGGACAAAAG gaaagCATCCAAGTAACAAGAAGAGACAACTCATTGGGGAGCCAAATTGGTCAAAGGTAAGTATTTTGTACAAGCTTCCATACTGGAAGAATAAGAAGCTTAAGGACACTATTGATGTCATGCATGTGGAGAAGAACATTAGTGAGAGTACTTACGGTACTTTGTTGGGCATTGAGGGGAGAAACAAGGATACTGACAAGGCACGAATAGACTTACAAAATATGAACTTTAGGCACACGTTGCAGTTGAAACAACGTCCTGATGGATCATATGACAAAACttgggctttcttttcattAAGCCCAAATGAAAGGGATGGTTTCTATAACTTTTTGAAATCAATCAAGTATCCGGATGGCTATGCAGCTAACATATCAAG AGGAGTGTTTGATGTCCCAAAAGTCAAGGGTGGGGAATCCAATGATAATACAGAAGATAGTGACGCATTCCAACAAAAAGCGATTGTTGATGTTGTCTTTATTAATGTTGAGGACAATATTATTAACTATTATATGGGTGATGTTGAAACTGAGGTTATTCTTGAAGGTGGAACTTCAAGAGATGCTAATCAAAATGAAGAGCATGACATACCTAATGTTGATCTTGATATAGattatgttaggttctaa